In Kaistella faecalis, a genomic segment contains:
- the glgB gene encoding 1,4-alpha-glucan branching protein GlgB produces the protein MEKVLPHSLFTDHDIYLFREGKHYKLYDKFGSHSVESHGLKGVYFAVWAPFAKEVSVIGNFNNWHSESHKLLPRWDESGIWEGFIPGLNWGNLYKYAIRSNTGVLLEKGDPFALSWEQNAQASSVISTTWYEWTDKNWMANRGKKNSLEAPLSVYEMHLGSWMRGVDDPNRFFNYREIAERLVPYLKEMNFTHVEFMPVMEYPYDPSWGYQVTGFFAATSRFGSPQDLMFLIDELHKNDIGVILDWVPSHFPGDANGLHFFDGTYLYEHEDPRKGFHPEWKSHIFNYGRPEVKSFLISNAMFWLDRYHADGLRVDAVTSMLHLDYARNDGEWEPNTEGGNVNLEAKQFLQEFNTAVYKEFPDIITIAEESSDFPMLTKPVHDGGIGFGMKWMMGWMHDTLKYFKEDPISRKYQHNKITFASMYMYNENYMMPLSHDEVVHGKSSLIYKMPGDEWQKFANLRALYTYMYTHPGGKLLFMGNEFGQTGEWNFKQSLDWHLLQYPVHKGLQDYVKDLNSVYTKETSLYENQFKPEGFEWVEANDDDNSIFIYLRKGREEADVTMTVLNLTPRVFDYKIGVDEGSNWEVILNSDDEKYGGSGVKAEIVDEEDDEWMYRPNAIILKLPPLAGVVLKQKKPVQMIKKPKSAG, from the coding sequence ATGGAAAAAGTTCTTCCTCACTCGTTGTTTACAGACCACGATATTTACCTTTTCCGCGAAGGAAAGCACTATAAACTTTACGATAAATTTGGGTCTCACAGTGTTGAATCCCACGGACTGAAAGGCGTTTACTTTGCAGTCTGGGCACCGTTCGCGAAGGAAGTCTCAGTGATCGGAAACTTTAACAACTGGCATTCCGAAAGTCATAAGCTTCTGCCCAGATGGGACGAGTCGGGGATTTGGGAAGGTTTTATTCCAGGTTTGAACTGGGGCAATCTCTATAAATACGCCATCCGTTCGAATACCGGCGTCCTGCTGGAAAAAGGCGACCCGTTTGCACTCAGTTGGGAACAGAATGCGCAGGCCAGTTCTGTTATTTCTACGACCTGGTACGAATGGACCGACAAAAACTGGATGGCCAACCGTGGGAAAAAAAACAGTCTGGAAGCGCCGCTTTCGGTGTATGAAATGCACTTAGGATCGTGGATGCGCGGGGTTGATGATCCAAACCGGTTTTTTAATTACCGGGAAATTGCTGAGCGGCTTGTTCCGTATTTAAAAGAAATGAATTTCACCCATGTGGAATTTATGCCCGTGATGGAGTATCCTTACGATCCGAGCTGGGGTTATCAGGTAACCGGTTTTTTCGCCGCTACTTCGCGTTTTGGCTCGCCACAGGATCTTATGTTTTTGATTGACGAACTTCACAAAAACGACATAGGAGTTATTCTCGATTGGGTTCCGTCGCATTTTCCGGGCGATGCCAACGGACTTCATTTTTTCGACGGAACTTATCTGTATGAACACGAAGATCCAAGAAAAGGGTTCCATCCCGAATGGAAGTCACATATTTTCAATTACGGAAGACCTGAAGTAAAATCTTTTCTCATTTCCAACGCCATGTTCTGGCTCGACCGGTATCATGCAGACGGGCTTCGCGTTGATGCGGTTACCTCTATGCTTCATCTGGATTATGCCAGAAACGACGGCGAATGGGAACCCAATACCGAAGGCGGAAACGTAAATCTGGAAGCCAAACAGTTTCTGCAGGAATTCAACACCGCAGTGTACAAGGAATTTCCTGATATTATTACGATTGCGGAAGAAAGTTCAGATTTTCCCATGCTCACAAAACCTGTTCATGATGGCGGAATCGGTTTCGGAATGAAATGGATGATGGGCTGGATGCACGATACGCTTAAATATTTCAAAGAAGATCCAATCAGCAGAAAATATCAGCATAATAAAATTACGTTCGCCTCCATGTACATGTATAATGAAAATTATATGATGCCGCTTTCGCATGATGAGGTTGTACACGGTAAATCGAGTTTGATTTATAAAATGCCCGGCGATGAATGGCAGAAATTTGCCAATCTGCGTGCATTATACACTTATATGTACACTCATCCGGGCGGCAAACTGCTGTTTATGGGAAATGAATTTGGCCAGACCGGTGAATGGAATTTCAAACAGAGTCTCGACTGGCATTTGCTGCAGTATCCTGTTCACAAAGGGTTGCAGGACTACGTAAAAGACCTTAATTCAGTTTATACGAAAGAAACGTCACTCTATGAAAATCAGTTTAAACCCGAAGGTTTTGAATGGGTAGAGGCCAATGATGATGACAATTCAATCTTTATCTACCTTAGAAAAGGCAGAGAGGAGGCTGATGTAACCATGACGGTTCTGAACCTTACCCCCAGAGTTTTTGATTATAAAATAGGGGTTGATGAAGGCAGCAACTGGGAGGTAATCCTAAATTCAGATGACGAAAAATATGGCGGCAGCGGTGTAAAAGCCGAGATTGTAGATGAAGAAGATGATGAATGGATGTACCGCCCGAACGCTATCATCCTGAAGTTACCGCCTCTTGCCGGTGTTGTTTTGAAACAGAAAAAACCGGTTCAGATGATCAAAAAACCAAAGTCAGCCGGATAA
- a CDS encoding S46 family peptidase, which translates to MINKKNILLAAVIFPAVMAFGQQYGGMWIPTELNEKEMKSMGMKISAKQIFDPSKPSIKDAVVQFDGGCTAEIISPKGLLLTNHHCGYDNIQSHSTVENDLLADGFWAKNMGEELPNPGVTVDFVLDIKDVTGQILGNTANLDAKQAEQVIKNNIDVVSKSFKTEPHQKVVIRPMYYGNKYYAYIIETFKDIRMVGAPPSSIGKFGSDTDNWVFPRHTGDFMMFRIYADKNNKPAEYSKDNIPYKPKHFLPVSIKDKKEGDFTFVFGFPGRTTEYLPSVAVEKIRSEIDPAMIDVRDVALKTLDEKMRTDQATKIKYASKFASVANYWKKWKGEVEGLTKSDAVGKKQRYEQSLMAKNPQVKTTLDEFNRLYSEQAPYALSRAYYSEVIRNAETLSLANNYFSFANAVEAGKMDAKTLENFKNRLAEVYKNYDPELDAKVTAKVLALYANRVKPEFLPAGFDQYKDVNRNLQTIEELSKNSVITGRGTFNGATAYSGLDKIFADPNALVQNLKNDPLMKLFTTMRENYLGKTDGKYAEYQKQIDVLQKKYMAQQMETDKDRTFYPDANSTLRVTYGEVKGSNPKDALYYGYQTHLSGVMEKYVPGDYEFDVPKKLIDLYNRKDYGIYKNSTGDVPVNFTATNHTTGGNSGSPALDANGNLIGLNFDRQWEGTMSDINFDPRFSRNIMVDTKYILFIVDKYADAKWLLNEMKIVK; encoded by the coding sequence ATGATAAACAAGAAAAATATATTGCTTGCGGCGGTGATATTTCCTGCGGTAATGGCTTTTGGCCAGCAATATGGCGGAATGTGGATTCCTACGGAACTTAATGAAAAAGAAATGAAGTCAATGGGAATGAAGATTTCTGCCAAACAGATTTTCGATCCTTCAAAACCTTCCATCAAAGATGCAGTGGTGCAGTTCGACGGAGGCTGTACCGCAGAAATTATTTCTCCGAAAGGACTTCTCCTCACCAATCACCATTGCGGATACGACAATATCCAGTCGCACTCCACCGTAGAAAATGATTTACTGGCTGACGGTTTCTGGGCGAAAAACATGGGCGAAGAACTTCCAAATCCCGGAGTAACGGTAGATTTTGTTCTCGACATTAAAGACGTTACAGGACAGATTCTTGGAAATACTGCCAATCTCGACGCCAAACAGGCAGAGCAGGTGATTAAAAACAATATCGACGTAGTCTCGAAATCCTTTAAAACAGAGCCACACCAGAAAGTGGTCATCCGCCCGATGTATTACGGCAACAAATATTACGCGTACATCATCGAAACCTTTAAAGATATCCGTATGGTGGGCGCACCGCCAAGTTCCATCGGAAAATTCGGTTCAGATACCGACAACTGGGTGTTCCCGAGACATACCGGAGATTTCATGATGTTCAGAATTTATGCGGATAAAAACAATAAACCTGCGGAATACAGCAAAGACAATATTCCGTACAAGCCTAAGCATTTCCTTCCGGTTTCCATCAAAGACAAAAAAGAAGGTGATTTTACTTTCGTATTCGGCTTCCCGGGAAGAACTACAGAATATCTGCCTTCAGTTGCGGTAGAGAAAATCCGCTCAGAAATTGATCCTGCAATGATTGATGTGCGAGACGTTGCCCTGAAAACGCTCGACGAAAAAATGCGTACGGATCAGGCAACCAAAATTAAATACGCTTCCAAATTTGCCAGCGTTGCCAATTACTGGAAAAAATGGAAAGGTGAAGTTGAAGGCCTCACAAAATCTGACGCTGTAGGAAAAAAGCAGCGGTATGAGCAGTCGCTGATGGCGAAAAACCCACAGGTGAAAACCACGTTGGATGAGTTCAACCGACTCTACAGCGAACAGGCTCCGTATGCGCTGAGCAGAGCATATTATTCTGAAGTCATCAGAAATGCAGAAACCCTTTCGCTGGCCAACAACTATTTCAGCTTTGCAAACGCGGTGGAAGCCGGAAAAATGGATGCTAAAACGCTCGAAAACTTTAAGAACAGACTTGCAGAAGTCTACAAAAATTATGATCCTGAGCTGGACGCTAAAGTAACGGCAAAAGTTTTGGCGCTTTATGCAAACCGCGTAAAACCTGAATTTTTACCTGCAGGTTTCGACCAGTACAAAGACGTGAACAGAAACCTTCAGACCATCGAAGAACTTTCAAAAAATTCGGTAATCACAGGACGCGGGACTTTCAATGGTGCAACTGCATATTCCGGACTTGATAAAATTTTTGCTGACCCTAATGCGTTGGTTCAGAATCTTAAGAATGATCCTCTGATGAAACTCTTTACCACGATGAGAGAAAATTATCTTGGGAAAACAGATGGTAAATACGCAGAGTATCAGAAACAGATTGATGTGCTTCAGAAAAAATACATGGCACAGCAAATGGAAACCGACAAAGACCGCACCTTCTATCCTGACGCAAACTCTACGCTTAGGGTAACTTACGGTGAAGTAAAAGGCTCCAACCCGAAAGATGCGCTTTATTATGGCTACCAGACGCATTTATCAGGCGTGATGGAAAAATATGTTCCGGGAGATTACGAGTTTGATGTTCCAAAAAAACTCATCGACCTTTACAACAGAAAAGATTACGGAATCTATAAAAACAGTACGGGCGATGTTCCTGTAAACTTCACCGCCACCAACCACACCACCGGCGGAAACTCCGGAAGTCCGGCTTTGGATGCCAACGGAAACCTCATCGGATTAAACTTCGACAGACAGTGGGAAGGCACGATGAGTGATATCAACTTCGACCCGCGTTTCAGCAGAAACATTATGGTCGACACCAAATACATTCTCTTTATCGTTGATAAATACGCCGACGCAAAATGGCTGCTTAACGAGATGAAAATCGTGAAGTAA
- the aspA gene encoding aspartate ammonia-lyase: MENYRNESDLLGTLQVPANAYYGVQTQRAIENFKISGQYLSSYPHFIKALAIVKKAAAKTNYELGLLEGDLYLKIAETCDELMAGEFHDQFPIDMIQGGAGTSVNMNANEVIANRVLEKLGKEKGDYQFCSPNDHINLSQSTNDAYPTALKMALLHMNHDLVEKLKKTIAAFREKGKEFHDVIKMGRTQLQDAVPMTLGQEFEAFAATLEEDISKLNGNANLFVEVNMGATAIGTGLNAPMGYANLCAKNLAMISGYPIVSAPNLVEATPDTGSYVIYSSAMKRLAVKLSKICNDLRLLSSGPRAGLFEINLPPMQPGSSIMPGKVNPVIPEVVNQVCYKVIGNDLTVTFAAEAGQLQLNVMEPVLSHSIMESINFLGNALDTLREKCVTGITANKEVCLNMVKHSIGIVTALNPYIGYKVSTEIAKEALETGKSVYNLVLERGILSQEKLDEILDPANMLKPHHL, from the coding sequence ATGGAAAATTATAGAAATGAAAGCGATCTGCTGGGAACTTTACAGGTTCCTGCGAACGCTTATTATGGCGTACAGACTCAAAGAGCAATTGAGAATTTTAAAATTTCGGGACAATACCTTTCCTCATATCCACATTTCATTAAAGCTTTGGCAATCGTAAAAAAAGCGGCTGCCAAGACCAATTACGAATTGGGTCTCCTTGAAGGGGATCTGTATCTGAAAATCGCAGAAACCTGTGATGAACTGATGGCGGGAGAATTCCATGACCAGTTCCCGATCGATATGATACAGGGCGGTGCCGGAACCTCAGTGAATATGAATGCCAATGAGGTAATCGCGAACCGTGTTCTCGAGAAACTGGGGAAAGAAAAAGGCGATTATCAGTTCTGTTCGCCGAACGATCACATTAATCTTTCGCAGTCGACAAACGATGCTTATCCTACGGCACTTAAAATGGCGCTTCTGCATATGAATCACGACCTGGTTGAAAAACTTAAAAAAACCATTGCGGCATTCCGTGAAAAGGGAAAAGAGTTTCATGATGTGATCAAAATGGGGCGTACCCAACTTCAGGACGCGGTGCCCATGACCTTAGGTCAGGAATTTGAAGCCTTTGCAGCTACCCTGGAAGAAGATATTTCCAAACTCAACGGTAACGCCAATCTTTTTGTTGAAGTCAACATGGGCGCTACCGCAATCGGTACGGGACTAAATGCACCCATGGGTTATGCAAACCTTTGTGCTAAAAATCTGGCGATGATTTCCGGATATCCGATTGTTTCCGCACCCAATCTGGTGGAAGCAACACCGGATACGGGATCTTACGTTATTTATTCATCGGCGATGAAGCGTTTGGCAGTCAAACTTTCCAAGATCTGTAATGATTTAAGGCTGCTTTCTTCCGGTCCGCGGGCTGGTTTATTCGAGATTAATCTTCCGCCAATGCAGCCCGGATCTTCCATCATGCCGGGTAAAGTGAATCCTGTAATTCCGGAAGTGGTAAATCAGGTTTGCTACAAGGTGATCGGGAATGATCTTACCGTAACTTTTGCCGCGGAAGCCGGCCAGTTGCAGCTCAATGTTATGGAGCCGGTTCTTTCTCACTCGATTATGGAAAGTATTAACTTTTTAGGAAATGCTCTGGATACTTTGAGAGAGAAATGTGTGACCGGAATCACCGCCAATAAAGAAGTCTGCCTGAATATGGTAAAACACAGCATCGGGATTGTTACGGCTTTGAATCCTTACATTGGCTATAAAGTATCCACAGAAATCGCAAAAGAAGCACTGGAAACCGGCAAAAGCGTCTATAATCTGGTTCTAGAAAGAGGGATACTTTCACAGGAAAAACTTGATGAAATCCTGGATCCTGCGAATATGCTTAAGCCCCATCATCTTTAA
- a CDS encoding heavy metal translocating P-type ATPase, with the protein MSKECCTTGEDEKPVSEIKQHDEHGHDGHGHSHDNTDQTVFQLFLPAAVSFTLLVTGIAFDYWLKPDWFKDWLRIIFYLGAYVPVGLPVIKEAFLSIKHGDFFSEFLLMTIATVGAFAIGEYPEGVAVMLFYSVGEVFQTLAVQKAKLNIKTLLDQRPEEVTVIENNIPKIIKAKDATMGQIIQLKPGEKLALDGELISDNASFNTAALTGESKPDNKKAGDIVLAGMININTLSLVKINTAYEDSKLSRILEMVQNASSQKAPTELFIRKFAKIYTPIVVVLAVAICLLPYFLVENYEFRDWLYRALVFLVISCPCALVISIPLGYFGGIGAGSRNGILFKGSNFLDTLASVKNVVMDKTGTMTEGVFKVQQVSVESGFNKEEILHRLNILESKSTHPIATAIHEHVGEVDHSVQISDFEEIAGRGLKGTIDGKEYLAGNFKLMDKFSISHNINHSEVADTLIAVAIDRKFACYVTISDQIKEDSVAAVSALKKLGVTVTMLSGDKQAVVNEVAEKIGITSAFGDLLPEDKVNKVKEIKSLNESVAFIGDGVNDAPVVALSDVGIAMGGLGSDATIETADVVIQDDRPSKIPMAIKIGRETRKIVWQNIALAFGVKAVVLILGAGGLATMWEAVFADVGVALLAILNAVRIQHMDFTKK; encoded by the coding sequence ATGTCAAAAGAATGCTGTACCACAGGTGAAGATGAAAAGCCCGTTTCTGAGATTAAACAACATGATGAACATGGCCACGACGGTCACGGCCATTCACATGACAATACAGATCAAACGGTTTTCCAGCTTTTTCTTCCCGCTGCGGTCTCTTTTACTCTTCTTGTAACGGGAATCGCTTTTGACTATTGGCTGAAACCGGATTGGTTTAAAGATTGGCTGCGCATCATTTTCTATCTGGGCGCTTATGTTCCTGTAGGATTACCTGTAATTAAAGAAGCTTTTTTAAGTATAAAACATGGAGATTTCTTTTCCGAATTTTTGCTGATGACCATTGCCACTGTAGGTGCTTTTGCCATTGGCGAATATCCTGAAGGGGTGGCAGTGATGCTCTTTTATTCCGTCGGCGAAGTTTTTCAGACTTTAGCGGTGCAGAAAGCCAAACTCAATATCAAAACATTACTAGACCAGCGGCCTGAGGAAGTGACGGTTATAGAAAACAACATCCCCAAAATCATTAAAGCCAAAGACGCCACAATGGGCCAGATTATTCAGCTGAAGCCCGGTGAAAAGCTGGCATTGGACGGCGAATTAATCTCGGATAACGCGTCATTCAACACCGCTGCTCTAACCGGTGAAAGCAAACCCGACAACAAAAAAGCCGGGGACATTGTTTTGGCAGGGATGATTAACATCAACACGCTGTCACTAGTAAAAATCAATACAGCTTACGAAGATTCCAAACTCTCGCGCATTCTTGAAATGGTCCAGAATGCCAGTTCACAGAAAGCCCCGACCGAACTTTTCATCCGCAAATTTGCCAAAATATATACGCCGATTGTGGTAGTTCTGGCAGTGGCAATATGCCTGCTTCCCTACTTTCTTGTTGAAAACTATGAGTTCCGGGACTGGCTGTACCGCGCATTGGTATTTTTGGTGATTTCATGTCCTTGTGCTCTGGTGATTTCAATACCCCTGGGATATTTTGGCGGCATCGGGGCCGGTAGCCGGAACGGAATTTTATTTAAAGGAAGCAATTTTCTGGATACACTTGCCAGCGTAAAAAATGTGGTGATGGATAAAACCGGAACGATGACTGAAGGGGTTTTCAAAGTGCAGCAGGTCTCCGTGGAATCAGGTTTTAATAAAGAGGAAATTCTGCATAGACTCAATATCCTGGAAAGCAAATCTACCCATCCTATTGCCACTGCAATTCATGAACACGTAGGTGAAGTTGACCATTCTGTACAGATTAGTGATTTCGAAGAGATCGCTGGACGCGGACTTAAAGGCACAATAGACGGGAAAGAATATCTCGCAGGAAACTTTAAGTTGATGGATAAATTCAGCATCAGTCACAACATCAACCATTCAGAAGTTGCGGATACCCTGATTGCAGTCGCTATCGACCGAAAGTTCGCATGTTACGTCACCATTTCAGACCAGATCAAAGAGGATTCTGTAGCTGCGGTTTCCGCACTCAAAAAACTTGGTGTAACAGTTACTATGCTGAGCGGCGACAAACAGGCAGTGGTAAATGAAGTTGCTGAAAAAATCGGCATTACCAGCGCTTTTGGAGACTTACTGCCCGAAGACAAAGTGAATAAAGTAAAAGAGATAAAATCACTGAATGAAAGTGTAGCCTTTATTGGTGATGGTGTGAATGACGCACCGGTTGTTGCATTGAGCGACGTCGGCATCGCGATGGGCGGTCTCGGCAGTGATGCGACCATAGAAACTGCGGATGTCGTGATTCAGGACGATAGACCTTCTAAAATTCCCATGGCAATAAAAATTGGCAGGGAAACAAGAAAAATTGTCTGGCAGAATATTGCGCTGGCTTTTGGGGTAAAAGCCGTAGTTCTGATTTTGGGCGCTGGCGGTTTGGCAACGATGTGGGAGGCAGTGTTTGCGGATGTTGGTGTAGCCCTTTTAGCCATCCTCAACGCCGTGCGTATTCAACATATGGATTTTACTAAAAAATAA
- a CDS encoding M16 family metallopeptidase: MKKILTTLTLIGALTMTTAQKFETKKLTDKAGYSYETVVNDKNGVRIYTLKNGLKVYLAQNFDAPKIQTYIPVRTGSNNDPSDNTGLAHYLEHMMFKGTSKLASADWAKEKPLLDEISRLYEQHKAEQDPEKKKELYKRIDEVSQEASKYAIANEYDKAISSLGASGTNAHTWLDETVYKNNIPNNELEKWLKVEKERFSELVLRLFHTELEAVYEEYNRSQDNDSRLVNYELMDALFPKHPNGQQTTIGKSEHLKNPSMIAIHKYFDTYYVPNNYAMVLVGDLDFDKTIKLVDQYFGTFEYKELPMKKMVTEEPMSKIVERTVKSPSAPRLQLAWRTDSYGTQDARLAEIVANLLSNSGETGLIDININQSQKALRAMAYDSPFKMYGNFSMVIVPKNDQTLDQAKQLLLSQIELVKKGEFQEWLIPAIINDMKIQRMKSFETADGLATALYGAYINNQEWEKELSEIAEYEKITKADVVKFANEFFKDNYVIIKKEKGVNDKLVRVENPGITPIKLNKEAQSPFLKSILNEKSSEIKPEFVDFAKAIKTDKIEGKKASFVENKYNDVAQTYFIFPFGSDHDKELSLAAQVLQYLGTDQLSAEALKKEFFKLGISHDFRTAPDQLIISLSGLEENMPKGIALLKNWMQNAKPDQNVYNENVKTILESREVAKKDKGRIMAALSNYAKFGKVSRFTDVVSEERLKAIKSEEMTGKIKNLLAMPYEIFFYGNDFNQFKKYAKTFVDKETVKVPAKNIYPEPATEGKVFFTNYDMVQTEMSKVAKGKSVNLKNFGKINVFNEYFGRGLSSIVFQEIRESKSLAYSAYVSYANNSELNRPDYVTTYIGTQANKLPQAVNAMDELMANLPQVPAQFENARNAALKQIASGRINRTNIFFNQLNLKKLGIDYDLRKDIYAEIEKLSLADVTQFYNAEVKPLKYNTAIIGKKENLDMAAMSKMGTFTEVSLEEIFGY; the protein is encoded by the coding sequence ATGAAGAAAATTCTTACAACGTTAACTTTAATAGGAGCGCTAACAATGACGACTGCACAAAAATTTGAAACGAAAAAATTAACCGATAAAGCCGGATATTCCTACGAAACCGTGGTGAATGACAAAAATGGTGTCAGGATTTACACCTTAAAAAACGGACTGAAGGTTTATCTCGCTCAGAACTTCGACGCACCGAAAATACAGACTTATATTCCTGTGAGAACGGGGAGTAACAATGATCCGTCGGACAATACCGGACTGGCTCATTACCTGGAGCATATGATGTTCAAAGGAACCTCAAAATTAGCTTCTGCAGACTGGGCGAAGGAAAAACCTCTTTTAGATGAAATTTCGCGCCTTTACGAACAGCATAAAGCGGAACAGGATCCTGAAAAGAAGAAAGAACTCTACAAAAGAATCGACGAGGTTTCTCAGGAAGCCAGCAAGTACGCCATCGCGAACGAATACGACAAAGCCATTTCGTCTTTAGGTGCTTCAGGAACCAATGCGCATACCTGGCTTGATGAGACTGTTTACAAAAACAATATTCCGAACAATGAGCTCGAAAAATGGCTGAAAGTTGAAAAAGAAAGATTCTCTGAACTGGTTCTGAGACTTTTCCATACCGAACTGGAAGCGGTGTACGAAGAATATAACCGTTCTCAGGATAACGATTCGCGTTTGGTGAATTATGAACTGATGGATGCGCTGTTCCCGAAACATCCGAACGGGCAGCAAACCACCATCGGGAAATCCGAACACCTGAAAAACCCTTCTATGATTGCCATTCATAAGTATTTCGATACGTATTATGTACCGAACAATTACGCGATGGTTCTCGTAGGTGATCTGGATTTCGATAAAACCATCAAGCTTGTAGACCAGTATTTCGGAACTTTCGAGTACAAAGAACTGCCGATGAAGAAAATGGTGACCGAAGAGCCGATGTCTAAAATTGTTGAAAGAACTGTGAAAAGCCCGTCTGCACCGCGTCTTCAGTTAGCCTGGAGAACAGATTCATACGGAACGCAGGATGCTCGACTTGCCGAAATTGTGGCCAATCTTCTGTCGAATTCCGGCGAAACCGGATTGATTGATATCAACATCAACCAAAGCCAGAAGGCACTGCGAGCAATGGCGTATGATTCTCCTTTCAAAATGTACGGGAATTTTTCAATGGTTATTGTGCCGAAAAATGATCAGACTTTAGACCAGGCGAAACAGTTGCTGCTGAGCCAGATTGAACTGGTGAAAAAAGGGGAGTTTCAGGAATGGCTGATTCCTGCGATCATTAATGATATGAAGATCCAGCGCATGAAAAGTTTTGAAACTGCCGACGGATTGGCCACCGCACTTTACGGAGCCTACATCAACAACCAGGAGTGGGAAAAGGAACTTAGCGAAATTGCTGAGTACGAAAAAATCACGAAAGCTGATGTGGTGAAATTTGCCAACGAATTTTTCAAAGACAATTATGTAATTATCAAAAAAGAAAAAGGGGTAAATGATAAATTAGTCCGTGTTGAAAATCCGGGAATTACGCCGATTAAACTGAACAAAGAAGCGCAGTCGCCTTTCCTGAAAAGTATTCTGAACGAGAAATCTTCTGAAATCAAACCTGAATTCGTTGATTTTGCAAAAGCCATTAAAACCGATAAAATCGAAGGTAAGAAAGCAAGTTTTGTAGAGAATAAATACAACGATGTAGCCCAGACTTACTTTATTTTCCCGTTCGGAAGCGATCATGACAAAGAATTGAGTCTGGCCGCGCAGGTTCTACAGTATCTTGGGACAGATCAACTTTCCGCAGAAGCTTTGAAGAAAGAATTCTTTAAACTCGGGATTTCCCATGATTTCCGTACCGCACCTGATCAGCTGATTATCTCACTCAGCGGTCTGGAAGAAAATATGCCGAAAGGTATTGCCCTTCTTAAAAACTGGATGCAGAATGCAAAACCGGATCAGAATGTGTACAACGAGAATGTAAAAACCATTCTGGAAAGCCGCGAAGTTGCCAAGAAAGATAAAGGCAGAATTATGGCAGCACTTTCGAACTACGCCAAATTCGGAAAAGTTTCCCGTTTCACAGATGTAGTTTCTGAAGAAAGGCTGAAAGCCATTAAATCTGAGGAAATGACCGGAAAAATTAAAAATTTACTGGCAATGCCTTATGAAATCTTTTTCTACGGAAACGATTTCAATCAATTTAAAAAGTATGCTAAAACCTTTGTAGATAAGGAAACCGTAAAAGTTCCGGCGAAGAACATCTATCCTGAGCCGGCTACTGAAGGAAAAGTATTCTTCACCAACTATGATATGGTGCAGACCGAAATGAGTAAGGTGGCGAAAGGAAAATCCGTAAACCTGAAGAACTTCGGGAAAATCAATGTGTTTAATGAGTATTTCGGGCGCGGACTGTCGTCAATCGTATTCCAGGAAATCCGCGAGAGTAAGAGTTTAGCCTATTCTGCTTACGTTTCTTATGCCAACAACAGCGAACTGAACCGTCCGGATTACGTTACAACGTATATCGGAACCCAGGCCAACAAACTGCCACAGGCGGTAAACGCGATGGACGAATTGATGGCCAACCTTCCGCAGGTTCCTGCACAGTTTGAAAATGCCAGAAATGCGGCGTTGAAACAGATTGCTTCAGGAAGAATCAACAGAACCAATATTTTCTTTAATCAGCTGAATCTTAAAAAACTGGGAATCGATTATGATTTAAGAAAAGATATCTATGCTGAGATCGAAAAACTTAGTTTAGCTGACGTTACTCAATTTTATAATGCCGAAGTAAAACCTTTGAAATATAACACAGCAATCATCGGTAAGAAGGAAAATCTCGATATGGCTGCAATGTCTAAAATGGGAACTTTTACTGAAGTAAGTCTCGAAGAGATTTTCGGCTATTAA